From a region of the Pukyongiella litopenaei genome:
- a CDS encoding sugar-binding transcriptional regulator has product MGGGQRRVSDDGVTPSGRLPPGDAIVEAAWCYYRCGMNQQDIARRLGVSRASVVNYLSEARRRGYVRVTLEPEIFRTHELARDLVDRFGLADALVVPPDMAEPGRSLERVTVAAGEWLPRLLGPGDRLGVAWGETVYRIAEAAPRVALADLTVVQLVGSRPAALGFAAETCSATLARRFDAHCVNLHVPLLLSDRDLADRLRNEPVIAEQLRAVAGCNKVLFACGTCHSGSHVVRTGLIDADSLAQEVATRGAAGVICGRLIDGDGNPVVTESEERMIGVSLDEMRGKDMALLVGSGANRVRPMLAAIRGGYATHVATCADTARRLLAGTGARG; this is encoded by the coding sequence GTGGGGGGCGGTCAGCGCAGGGTCAGCGACGACGGCGTGACGCCCTCCGGCCGGTTACCGCCCGGCGATGCGATCGTCGAGGCCGCATGGTGCTATTACCGCTGCGGCATGAACCAGCAGGACATCGCGCGCCGGCTCGGGGTCAGCCGCGCCAGCGTGGTCAACTACCTGTCCGAGGCGCGGCGGCGCGGCTATGTCCGGGTCACGCTGGAACCCGAGATATTCCGGACCCACGAGCTTGCCCGCGACCTAGTCGACCGGTTCGGCCTGGCCGACGCGCTGGTGGTGCCGCCGGACATGGCGGAACCGGGCCGCAGCCTGGAACGGGTGACGGTCGCGGCGGGCGAATGGCTGCCGCGCCTGCTCGGCCCCGGCGACAGGCTGGGCGTGGCCTGGGGCGAAACCGTCTATCGCATCGCCGAGGCGGCGCCGCGGGTGGCGCTGGCCGACCTGACGGTGGTGCAGCTGGTGGGCTCCCGCCCCGCCGCGCTGGGTTTTGCCGCCGAAACCTGTTCGGCGACGCTGGCGCGGCGGTTCGATGCGCATTGCGTCAACCTGCATGTGCCGCTGCTGCTGTCGGATCGCGACCTGGCCGACCGGCTGCGCAATGAACCGGTGATCGCCGAGCAGCTGCGCGCGGTGGCGGGCTGCAACAAGGTGCTTTTCGCCTGCGGCACCTGCCATTCGGGCAGCCATGTGGTGCGCACCGGGCTGATCGACGCCGACAGCCTGGCGCAGGAGGTCGCTACGCGCGGCGCGGCCGGCGTGATCTGCGGCCGGCTGATCGACGGCGACGGAAACCCGGTCGTCACCGAATCCGAGGAGCGCATGATCGGCGTGTCGCTGGACGAGATGCGCGGCAAGGACATGGCGCTGCTGGTCGGGTCGGGGGCAAACCGGGTGCGGCCGATGCTGGCGGCGATCCGTGGCGGCTATGCCACCCATGTCGCGACCTGCGCCGATACCGCCCGGCGCCTGCTGGCAGGGACGGGCGCGCGCGGCTGA
- the mtnA gene encoding S-methyl-5-thioribose-1-phosphate isomerase, giving the protein MKVNGTHYRSLWWDDAKGAVQIIEQRLLPHEFRVHQLDTLDDYAFAIVEMQVRGAPLIGATAAYGMALAMAQDATDANMDRTWDFLHATRPTAINLRWALDRARDLLRPLPVGDRAAAALQLAHDIADEDVEINRRIGEHGLRIIRDIAARKPAGEPVHLLTHCNAGWLATVDWGTATSPMYQAHDAGIPLHVWVDETRPRNQGALTAWELGSHGVPHTYVVDNAGGHLMQHGQVDMVITGTDRTTRAGDVCNKIGTYLKALAAQDNGVPFYVALPSPTIDWRVSDGVAEIPIEERTGREITHVQGAGADGGLEVVQVTPEGTPGGNPAFDVTPRRLVTGLITERGVCDASPEALAALFPDLAAAV; this is encoded by the coding sequence ATGAAGGTCAACGGAACGCATTACCGGTCGCTCTGGTGGGACGATGCGAAGGGCGCGGTGCAGATCATCGAACAGCGCCTGCTGCCCCATGAATTCCGGGTTCATCAGCTCGACACGCTCGATGACTATGCCTTTGCCATCGTCGAGATGCAGGTGCGCGGTGCGCCGCTGATCGGGGCGACGGCGGCCTATGGCATGGCGCTGGCCATGGCCCAGGACGCCACGGATGCGAACATGGACCGGACCTGGGATTTCCTGCACGCCACCCGGCCCACGGCGATCAACCTGCGCTGGGCGCTGGATCGCGCCCGCGACCTGCTGCGCCCGCTGCCCGTGGGCGACCGCGCCGCCGCGGCGCTGCAGCTGGCGCATGACATCGCCGACGAGGATGTCGAGATCAACCGCCGTATCGGCGAACACGGGTTGCGGATCATCCGTGACATCGCCGCGCGCAAACCGGCGGGCGAACCGGTGCACCTGCTGACCCATTGCAACGCCGGGTGGCTGGCGACGGTGGACTGGGGCACCGCCACCTCGCCCATGTACCAGGCCCATGATGCCGGTATCCCGCTGCATGTCTGGGTCGATGAGACCCGCCCGCGCAACCAGGGGGCGCTGACCGCCTGGGAACTGGGCAGCCACGGGGTGCCGCATACCTATGTGGTGGACAATGCCGGCGGCCACCTGATGCAGCACGGGCAGGTCGACATGGTGATCACCGGGACCGACCGCACCACCCGCGCGGGCGATGTGTGCAACAAGATCGGGACCTATCTCAAGGCGCTGGCGGCGCAGGACAACGGGGTGCCGTTCTATGTGGCGCTGCCGTCGCCGACCATCGACTGGCGGGTGTCGGACGGGGTGGCCGAGATCCCGATCGAGGAACGCACCGGACGCGAGATCACCCATGTGCAGGGCGCGGGCGCGGATGGCGGGCTGGAGGTGGTGCAGGTCACGCCCGAGGGCACGCCCGGCGGCAACCCGGCCTTTGACGTGACGCCCCGGCGGCTGGTCACCGGGCTGATCACCGAACGCGGCGTCTGCGACGCCTCGCCCGAGGCGCTGGCGGCGCTGTTTCCCGACCTTGCCGCGGCTGTCTGA